From Quercus lobata isolate SW786 chromosome 11, ValleyOak3.0 Primary Assembly, whole genome shotgun sequence:
tcgcgagttcaagccgcgagctagctaaatggccagtctggatttttgtcctgtagtgctccagctggcatcattgttcagctcccctgcatgctctgcgcgtgtgcaacttttgacggcttgcaagccgcgagcttcccgcgagatcaagtcgcgagtctctgcttcactgcacagtcttgagcatttcttcacactctctcacacactacccttacatgattcccacctaaatacagggtttctaagtgctatattacaagcaaatttgtcacggaataaagccaacacacggttgattaaattcaaccttacataacTCTTGATAAACAATATATTGATGTAGACAGTAGACACCACTACCCAGGCATTTGCTAATTAATAACTTTATTTGTTAAGTTGGCCTCAAATGAATTAGTGCAGAGATGCAACAACTCTTTGATGTGACTTGTTATGAATGATGTATGATTAAAATGGCACAACTTACACATTGTGGAttgttttcataaattaaaatcatGAAAATGATGGCCATGATGAGTTCATGTAAAAATATGCTACTAAAAACATTAATAAGTTatgaaataaatttgtaaaaatatttgtacCCCCCGCATAATACTCCCATATATGTCCACATCTCTTTcaaaaatttctatatatatatccacAAATTTGATGTGCTTTTTTGCCTAGTAATAAAAAGTTACTGTAATTAATAAGAGCTATTTTTTATAGGGTGGCGGTTGTGTCCAGTGACCAGTTCCACTAAACACGTTGATTGGACACATTCGTATCGCAATGTGTACAATCCATTGAACACAAGTTGTTCCCTTTTTTATATTCACACGACATGTACTGGTAAATGGAATAGGCTAAAACAAAAGGTTAGCAATTatataaatgagacaaaaagTTTTGAGAACCAGATATTGTAGGACTTTACCCAGAAAAGGGAGCCCTTCTAGAAATTCTCAAAGGCCAAGGCTGAACCTAGGCCTAAGAGGGggtttggaaattttttttgaaagctcggatttgtgtaaatacacaagagcttgtttagacctttaaataaaaattacggtTAGATAGCTTTTATtataacttatactaagtgcagaacaagagtaaataagtGCAAACAACCATTATCACTaacctaagccatattcatccattatcaagaataaaagtaaagcttaagagtagggaagagagatgcaagtACAAGATAACactgagacgtgttatcgaagaggaaagcGAAGAACTTTGTGAAAAACTTCGCCacgaccctccaagtcgaaatcgatccactagagaataaagttgaaGTACATGAATaataaaagaccctccaagtttAGTCTATCTCATGTACTTGAGCCTCCAaactcctgctaccaactggcTTCTcggaaccttgtcttctctaacttttcGGATCCTGCAATTCAGCCTAATTGTATCCGCCAAtgaatggctccttccaatacttcccaacagTACCAAAATCTTACTTGACACTTAGAATaagtgtggtaagtgtttgggctatcaacctctgaaGGATCTAGAGATGGaaaggtaggagttgaggaaaaccacaaggaaatgtgtatagatgattgtgggtataataatttttaactctcaagtgtattttttagggttttctctctgaaatgCATTTCTtacaatttgtgggtaatgggtgtatatatagtataggtAAAAACTTGGTAAAGCAAAACATAACTTTTAGccaaacaaaatgttttgtgaGTACTTTGCGGATTGGCCTTACTCGCGAGACACTCGTGAAAATCTCTAGGCTAGCataactcttcatcttccagtcatgtgctctacaTATGGCTCTTTCACGAGCAAGCTTCTCATGAGATACTCGTGAAAACCACTTGTTCATCCTTTTAatcttgagtcttcacactctccaacactcatcccttacaattaaaaattcacatacatacagggaaatatgattgaagaaattataataaaatttgacatgaaatTAAAACTAacataaaatagttgtaaattacaattttacagTTTTCAACCAGCAATAGACGCACCTCGGTTAGAACCTCACTAGCTGCGTCATTGCCTTGAGTGCAAAGATGCTTAGCCAAATGCTTTtgatctatttttatatttatcaaatAGAGCTCAGTATGTCATACACAAACCATGTGGGACTACTGCGGCTTCAACCATATGTTTGGTTTCGCTTTCTCTTTTATTCATTGCATTTTCTTAATGAACAAAACGTGTTTCTCAACCAACTTGTTAGTTTTCACCAATAAATCAATACGAGATTAAGTTTACTTCGGATTGAATTCAGATGCAGAAACAAAAAGCAGAAAATTTTCATAATCATAGATTAATAGATTGCAATTAAAACCAAGCGACCTACATCAACTCAAACAGTCAAACTGGTCTTCTCTTAGTAGCCATTACAACATAGATAGGCTTATTACCACTTAAAATTAGAGATAAACAACAACACCATGTTCCTTAACTTAAACATATAGATTATGGAAATGCCTCAATTACTGATTGCACAGCATGAATGGTTTTCACTGTGTATCTACTGAATCCAGCCTCCCCAAGAACAAATCCCCATTCTTTCAACGTCCTCTCTTTGCCGCTATTAGTATGAGCCATCATCGCCATGTCTAGTGCTAGCTTCACATCGGTTAGCTTATCTTTTTCTGCTTCTTCAATCACTGCATCAACAATTATTACCTTTCCTTTATTCTCCAGAACAGCTTCTCTGCATTTTTTAAGGATTTGGATGCACTCATTGTCTCCCCAATCATGCAGGACCCACTGCAATATTCATAAAGGTCAATTTCATAATCAAAAGAGCTGAATATCATTAAGAGTATAAAATCCTTTTCTTATCAATAATTGTACCATACAAGGAGCTGCGAGAGATATATCTAGTGTgcttcaaataatttatatatatatatataaaatgtgcCTCATAATTCCAATAACAGTCTTACCTAGTAGGTAATGTATACACTTAAGTAAATATCGCAGCTAGTTTAACCACATGCTTTCTTTCTTAAGTGGCATCCTAAACGCAAATGAGCTAAGTAAATGACCAAAACTTTAGGTGtagttattttctattttatttatttttatctccaattaaattcaactatcGGTGCATGCATTAACTGCAACGGTCTAATGCAACATAAACTATATTATCTTCTTTAATGGCAGTAAATTCAACTATGTGATTTATCGGTTAATCCAACTGTTTAGTTGAATTTATTGAAAAACTTAAGATATAAGTTCTAAGGAATTGTACTTAAGTTTTACTGataaaagataatattttcttttcggACCCTACCTTCAGGAAAGCTGCATCAGCCTTTGGAACACTTTCAAACATGTCACCCCCAACATTTTCAACTCCACTAATCACTCCTGCTACAGAAATAACATGAGGTTGATCAAAGTTGATGCCTCGAAGCCATGGAAATGCCTTAACCAACACCTTCAAAGTTTTTCCATTGCCCCCACCCACGTCGACCAAACTGCTAAGCCCATCAAACACCTCAGGGCAACCGTGAATCATTGCTGGCACTATCACCCTAGCATCACAAGCCATTGCTTCATTGATGAGTTGGCCGTGAGCAGGATTTGAAGCTGAATAGCTCCATATATCTTCACCATGTGCCACCTCAAATGACGAAGTACCATTGGCTAGAACACGTGCACTTAGACTAAGCCATGGTGTCAGCATCACTGGGCTACTCTCTAGCAAAATCAAAGCAGCCATGCTATGTTCTCCATGTTTCATCAAACGACGAGATAGAGGTGTTTGTGCATAACCTGGGGAGCCTTGGAGATTGAGTTTCCCCTTGAATATTCCTCGGTGCATTAGGAACCTCATAATGCGGTAAAGAGGGGAAGGAGCACATCCTAGAATTGATGACAACTCAGAGAGTGTCATGGGGCTTCCATGGCTTTCAATGGCATCAGCTATCCCAAGATCAATGGCACACTTGACTACAGCCATTTCTGTGAACCCAAATATGTATTTCCAGATATCCACTTCTGCTTGTTCTTCCTCGTTCcatttttcctctctttgtgttttttccATTTCTCTCAGTTTGAGCAATCTTTTACTTATAGTTGTGTTGATACTTGAGACAGGTTCAAGGgtcacatatatataaaaagaaagagcCTTTGCAAAATAGGAATAAAGATACCACTGAGATCCTTTCaccattatttttctattttttttattgcttttgtgGTAATCCAGCAACAAAGACTTTGGTCTCTATTTTGGAGTGGTATtgctttatttatatttttaaaaaagagtgGTTGGGGAATGTGTTTAGTGCTTTTCATATTAGCACATAATGTTAGTCTTATTTCACCTGGTCTATCGGGGTAGCATCTAATGTTGATGCCTGGGTTTTGGGCTCTTAGGAATGGTTTGATGCTTTGTAGTAGTTTAATCCTTCTGGTGGTTGAGATAGAGATTGATGCTAAAGTTGTGCTTGGCTGGGTTATTGAAGAATTAATAGTAATTTATATCTCGTTTCTCCTATCATGGATTGTAGGACCCTTATTAACcaatttcttgtttgtgtagcAAATAAATGTGTAAATGCTTTGGCTAGAAAGAGATCAAATTCAAGCCAAGATTTTATGCTTTTTGATTGTCCACCTGTGAACTTGTGTATGTTGTTATTTCATGACAATTTTGGTTTGTATTATGAGAGGCTGCGGCCTTGGCATGTGGTTTTAGATTCTATTAATACAATTtgatttctatcaaaaaaaaaaaaaaatgttcgtTTTATAGATATGATAGGATTTAAGCTTCTAATGTTTGATCCATGATAATTGTCCATTACCATTAGATTAAGACAACAATAAATATCTTTTTGGTGTAGGTGAATTGATCATAAATCCCTTATTCAAGGACTAGAAACAGCACTAGTTGAACTAAACAGAACctactaattatttttaaaaagattatttaaGAACTTACTAATGTTAACTATAAGATGCTTGAGACAATCTAATACATATATATCTTGCTTAatatttatacaagatagaTAATTTAAGAACCTATTAATGTTAACCTTATAAGATGCTTGAGACAATCTAATATTATCTTGCTTAATATTTGTACAATCTTCCAATTGGCTAAAATTCCATATAGTTTTGTAACTTGATGAATCACGTAGCTAGTGATTACACTATCTAGATTAATCAATATAGCAAACCACACGTTTGGCTTCAATGGGCATCTGATGTCTAGGGATGCATCACTGTTGAGAACCAAATGTGCTTTAGAGCACCCACAGTAGATGTGGGATATGtaccaaatgctaaatatttggcacatatcccacaccaaacacaaaaaacagcACCCCATCAGATATGgcaaatattgtaaaattatacCACTTATGtccgtaccgttgcaaatttgcaacggtacggaCAAATGTTGTAAAccagaaattaatattttattcgacttatctctctcctctctttttttatttgattttctctcccttctcagaatctgtctctctctctctcccaagtTCCCAAGAATCCCAACCCGTTCTTCCTCTTCTCACAATCGGACGCGAGCAAGAAGAAGGCGACGCAGAAGGCGGCGGCGGCCAAGAGAGGAGGAAAGGCAGCCGCGACTTCTTCAAAATCGACAGCGGCGGCGGCCTCAGATTCGCAGAACGGAGcggatttgatttttgatttctGATCTCTCTCTTTAGCTTGATTTGTTGGGTTGTGGGTTCACAGTTGTATGATGATGGTGACTAATTAGCTTGATTTGTTGGGTTTCCCATGGTGGTGAACGGCTAAGATTGTGGTGGTGCCGTGGTGGCAGTTGGTGAGCTTGTGGTGGCTGTTGAAATCAGAAGCGTGAAGGCTAATTAGCTTGATTTCTGATCTCACTCTTTCTTATTGTGTTTGGTTATTGGTTGATTTGGGTTTCGGTTTGTGCGATGGATGGGTTTCGGTTTATGCAGTAGGTGCGTTTCGGTTTGTGCAGTAGGTGCATTT
This genomic window contains:
- the LOC115969290 gene encoding acetylserotonin O-methyltransferase-like, producing the protein MEKTQREEKWNEEEQAEVDIWKYIFGFTEMAVVKCAIDLGIADAIESHGSPMTLSELSSILGCAPSPLYRIMRFLMHRGIFKGKLNLQGSPGYAQTPLSRRLMKHGEHSMAALILLESSPVMLTPWLSLSARVLANGTSSFEVAHGEDIWSYSASNPAHGQLINEAMACDARVIVPAMIHGCPEVFDGLSSLVDVGGGNGKTLKVLVKAFPWLRGINFDQPHVISVAGVISGVENVGGDMFESVPKADAAFLKWVLHDWGDNECIQILKKCREAVLENKGKVIIVDAVIEEAEKDKLTDVKLALDMAMMAHTNSGKERTLKEWGFVLGEAGFSRYTVKTIHAVQSVIEAFP